From a single Pseudomonas cremoricolorata genomic region:
- a CDS encoding NAD-dependent epimerase/dehydratase family protein, with translation MRILVTGASGFIGGRFARFALDQGLEVRINARRGEAVEHLVKRGAQFIPGDLADAELARRLCQGMDSVVHCAGAVGTWGRYQDFYQGNVVLTENIVEGCLKEHVRRLVHLSSASIYFTGRSRTEITEQKVPRRFHDHYAATRHLAEQKVFGAGEFGLEVLALRPRMVVGAGDRHLLPRLLAQQAKGRLAIIGNGLNKADFTSVHNLNEALLGALFADDQALNQAYNISNGQPLPLWDVLNYALRQVQMPQVTRYRSTSAAYTWAALNEAACLLWPGRPQPRSSRTAVQTLSRDFTLDISRARQLLDYRPGVSLWSALDEFCHWWQGQRPQS, from the coding sequence ATGCGAATTCTGGTCACGGGCGCGAGCGGCTTCATTGGTGGGCGCTTCGCCCGCTTCGCCCTCGATCAAGGCCTGGAGGTGCGAATCAACGCACGTCGTGGCGAGGCGGTCGAGCATCTGGTCAAGCGTGGCGCGCAGTTCATTCCGGGCGATCTGGCCGATGCCGAGCTGGCCCGTCGACTGTGTCAGGGCATGGACTCGGTCGTTCATTGCGCCGGTGCGGTGGGCACCTGGGGGCGCTATCAGGATTTCTACCAGGGCAACGTAGTGCTCACCGAGAACATCGTCGAGGGCTGCCTGAAGGAGCACGTGCGGCGTCTGGTACACCTGTCGTCGGCGTCGATCTACTTCACAGGTCGCTCGCGTACCGAGATCACCGAGCAGAAGGTGCCGCGGCGCTTCCACGACCATTACGCGGCCACCCGACACCTGGCCGAGCAAAAGGTCTTCGGCGCTGGCGAGTTCGGTCTGGAGGTGCTGGCGTTGCGTCCGCGAATGGTCGTTGGCGCCGGGGATCGCCACCTGTTGCCGCGTTTGCTGGCGCAGCAGGCCAAGGGGCGTCTGGCGATCATCGGCAATGGCCTGAACAAGGCTGATTTCACCAGCGTGCACAACCTCAACGAGGCGCTGCTCGGCGCGCTGTTCGCCGACGACCAGGCACTGAATCAGGCCTACAACATCAGCAACGGCCAGCCGCTGCCGCTGTGGGATGTACTCAACTACGCGTTGCGCCAGGTACAGATGCCACAGGTCACCCGCTATCGCTCGACGAGCGCCGCCTACACCTGGGCTGCGCTGAACGAGGCGGCGTGCCTGCTTTGGCCTGGGCGCCCGCAGCCACGCAGCAGCCGCACGGCGGTGCAGACGCTCAGCCGCGACTTCACCCTCGACATCAGCCGCGCCCGGCAACTGCTCGACTACCGTCCAGGCGTGAGCCTGTGGAGCGCGCTGGATGAGTTCTGCCACTGGTGGCAGGGCCAGCGCCCGCAGTCCTGA
- a CDS encoding LysR family transcriptional regulator ArgP, with protein sequence MFDYKLLAALAAVIEQAGFERAAQVLGLSQSAVSQRIKLLEARVGQPVLVRATPPVPTEVGRQLLNHVQQVRLLERDVQRQVPALDEPGLPERLRIALNADSLATWWAQAVGPFSAEQQVLFDLVVEDQDVGLKRMQGGEVAACLCSSERPVAGARSLALGAMRYRALASPAFMARHFAGGFALQRLVRTPGIVFGPDDYLQHRYLASLGIEEGFLHHLCPSSEGFVRMLEAGMGWGLVPELQASEQLRSGALVEICADTPVDVPLYWHHWRNGGQLLTQLTEHLRRTASLWLVPW encoded by the coding sequence ATGTTCGACTACAAATTGCTCGCGGCCTTGGCTGCGGTCATCGAGCAAGCTGGCTTCGAGCGCGCTGCGCAGGTATTGGGGCTCTCGCAATCGGCGGTGTCGCAGCGCATCAAGCTGCTCGAGGCGCGGGTTGGCCAGCCGGTGCTGGTTCGCGCCACGCCGCCGGTGCCGACCGAGGTGGGCCGGCAGTTGCTCAACCACGTGCAGCAGGTGCGCCTGCTTGAACGCGATGTGCAACGCCAGGTGCCGGCGCTGGATGAGCCGGGGCTGCCTGAGCGACTGCGCATCGCCCTGAATGCCGACAGCCTGGCCACCTGGTGGGCGCAGGCGGTAGGTCCGTTCAGCGCCGAGCAGCAGGTGCTGTTCGATCTGGTAGTGGAGGACCAGGACGTCGGCCTCAAGCGTATGCAAGGCGGGGAAGTGGCGGCATGCCTGTGCAGCAGCGAGCGCCCGGTAGCCGGTGCGCGCAGTCTGGCCCTGGGGGCGATGCGCTACCGTGCGCTGGCCAGCCCGGCGTTCATGGCCCGGCATTTTGCCGGTGGCTTTGCGTTGCAGCGGCTGGTACGCACGCCGGGTATCGTCTTTGGCCCCGACGATTACCTGCAGCACCGCTACCTCGCTTCGCTGGGCATCGAGGAAGGTTTCCTGCATCACTTGTGCCCGTCTTCCGAGGGCTTCGTGCGCATGCTCGAGGCCGGCATGGGCTGGGGCCTGGTGCCAGAGTTGCAGGCCAGTGAGCAGTTGCGCAGTGGCGCTTTGGTGGAAATCTGTGCCGATACGCCCGTGGACGTGCCGTTGTACTGGCATCATTGGCGCAACGGCGGGCAACTGCTCACGCAACTGACCGAACACCTGCGGCGCACGGCCTCGCTCTGGCTGGTGCCCTGGTAG
- a CDS encoding LysE/ArgO family amino acid transporter has translation MWQSYFNGILVALGLIVAIGAQNAFVLAQSLRREHHLPVAVLCIVCDALLVAAGVFGLATVLANSPTLMAVARWGGAAFLLWYGVKALRSACSTQSLQRQQGQGTRSRRAVLLSALAVTLLNPHVYLDTVLLIGSLGAQQPMPGAYVAGAASASLLWFSTLALGAAWLAPWLARPATWRLLDLMVALMMFAVAAQLIVN, from the coding sequence ATGTGGCAAAGCTACTTCAACGGCATACTGGTCGCCCTGGGCCTGATCGTCGCCATCGGCGCACAGAACGCCTTCGTCCTTGCGCAAAGCCTGCGCCGTGAACACCATCTACCGGTGGCGGTACTGTGCATCGTCTGCGACGCCCTGCTGGTCGCAGCCGGCGTATTCGGTCTGGCCACGGTGCTGGCCAACAGCCCGACCCTGATGGCGGTGGCACGCTGGGGCGGTGCAGCGTTTCTGCTGTGGTATGGCGTCAAGGCGCTGCGCAGTGCCTGCTCGACGCAAAGCCTGCAACGCCAACAGGGCCAGGGCACGCGCTCACGCCGCGCGGTACTGCTCAGTGCCCTGGCGGTCACGCTGCTCAACCCCCACGTGTACCTCGACACGGTGCTGCTGATCGGTTCGCTCGGCGCGCAGCAGCCCATGCCCGGCGCCTACGTGGCCGGCGCCGCCAGTGCCTCGCTGCTGTGGTTCTCGACCCTGGCGCTGGGCGCGGCGTGGCTGGCGCCGTGGTTGGCGCGCCCGGCGACCTGGCGCCTGCTCGATCTGATGGTGGCGCTGATGATGTTTGCGGTGGCAGCGCAATTGATCGTCAACTGA
- a CDS encoding superoxide dismutase has translation MAFELPPLPYAHDALAPHISKETLEFHHDKHHNTYVVNLNNLIPGTEFEGKTLEEIIKTSSGGVFNNAAQIWNHSFYWECLSPNGGGEPTGALAEAINAAFGSFAKFKEEFTKTSVGTFGSGWGWLVKKADGSLALASTIGAGCPLTAGDTPLLTCDVWEHAYYIDYRNVRPKYVEAFWNVVNWDFVAQQFEGTPFKA, from the coding sequence ATGGCTTTTGAATTGCCGCCGCTGCCTTACGCCCACGATGCGCTGGCACCGCACATCTCCAAGGAAACCCTGGAGTTCCACCACGACAAACACCACAACACCTATGTCGTGAACCTGAACAACCTGATCCCGGGCACCGAATTCGAAGGCAAGACCCTCGAAGAAATCATCAAGACCTCCTCGGGCGGCGTGTTCAACAACGCCGCGCAGATCTGGAACCACTCCTTCTACTGGGAATGCCTGTCGCCAAACGGCGGCGGCGAGCCGACCGGTGCCCTGGCCGAGGCCATCAACGCAGCCTTCGGCTCGTTCGCCAAGTTCAAGGAAGAGTTCACCAAGACCAGCGTCGGCACCTTCGGCTCCGGCTGGGGCTGGCTGGTGAAGAAGGCTGACGGTTCCCTGGCCCTGGCCAGCACCATCGGCGCCGGCTGCCCACTGACCGCAGGCGACACCCCGCTGCTCACCTGCGACGTCTGGGAACACGCCTACTACATCGACTACCGCAACGTGCGTCCGAAATACGTCGAGGCGTTCTGGAACGTGGTCAACTGGGACTTCGTTGCCCAGCAGTTCGAAGGCACCCCGTTCAAGGCCTGA
- a CDS encoding putative bifunctional diguanylate cyclase/phosphodiesterase has protein sequence MKLEFRHSLTVKLLRVVLLSALAVGVVLSCAQIIYDAYKTRQAVSSDAQRILDMFRDPSTQAVYSLDREMGMQVMEGLFQDQSVRMASIGHPNETLLAEKNRPLQDMSMRWLTDLILDQERTFSTPLVGRGPYSEYYGDLNITLDTASYGETFLVNAVIIFIAGVLRALAMGLVLYLVYHWLLTKPLSRIIEHLTQINPDRPSQHQIPQLKGHEKNELGIWVNTANQLLASIERNTHLRHEAENSLQRMAQYDFLTGLPNRQQLQAQLDKILIDGGRLQHRVAVLCVGLDDFKGINEQFSYQVGDQLLLALADRLRAHSGRLGALARLGGDQFALVQANIEQPYEAAELAQSILDDLEQPFDLDHQLIRLRATVGITLFPEDGDSTEKLLQKAEQTMTLAKTRSRNRYQFYIASVDSEMRRRREMEKDLREALPRNQLFLVYQPQISYLDQQVVGVEALLRWQHPELGLVPPDQFIPLAEQNGSIIAIGEWVLDQACKQLREWHDQGFSQLRMAVNLSTVQLHHNELPRVVYNLLQIYRLPPRSLELEVTETGLMEDISTAAQHLLSLRRSGAMIAIDDFGTGYSSLSYLKSLPLDKIKIDKSFVQDLLDDDDDATIVRAIIQLGKSLGMQVIAEGVESAEQEAYIIAQGCHEGQGYHYSKPLPARELTAFLRQAQRNSEALH, from the coding sequence TTGAAGCTGGAATTTCGGCACAGCCTGACGGTGAAGCTGCTGCGGGTGGTACTGCTCTCGGCACTGGCCGTGGGCGTCGTCCTGAGCTGCGCGCAGATCATCTATGACGCCTACAAGACGCGCCAGGCGGTCAGCAGCGATGCCCAGCGAATCCTCGACATGTTCCGCGACCCTTCCACCCAGGCGGTCTATAGCCTGGACCGGGAAATGGGCATGCAGGTGATGGAGGGGCTGTTCCAGGACCAGTCGGTGCGCATGGCCTCCATTGGCCATCCCAACGAAACCCTGCTGGCGGAAAAGAACCGCCCCTTGCAGGACATGTCGATGCGCTGGCTGACCGACCTGATTCTCGACCAGGAACGCACCTTTTCCACGCCCCTGGTCGGCCGCGGCCCGTACAGCGAATACTACGGCGACCTCAACATCACCCTCGACACCGCCTCTTATGGCGAAACCTTTCTGGTCAATGCGGTGATCATCTTCATCGCCGGCGTGCTGCGCGCCCTGGCCATGGGCCTGGTGCTGTACCTGGTCTACCACTGGCTGCTGACCAAGCCGCTGTCGCGCATCATCGAGCACCTCACCCAGATCAACCCCGACCGCCCCAGCCAGCATCAGATTCCACAACTCAAGGGCCATGAAAAGAATGAACTGGGGATCTGGGTCAACACCGCAAACCAGTTGCTGGCCTCCATCGAACGCAACACCCACCTGCGCCATGAGGCGGAAAACAGCCTGCAACGCATGGCCCAGTACGATTTCCTCACCGGCCTGCCCAATCGCCAGCAGCTGCAAGCGCAACTGGACAAGATCCTGATCGATGGCGGCCGCCTGCAACACCGCGTGGCGGTGCTGTGCGTCGGCCTGGATGACTTCAAGGGCATCAACGAACAGTTCAGCTACCAGGTCGGCGACCAGTTGCTGCTGGCCCTGGCCGATCGCCTGCGCGCCCACAGCGGTCGGCTCGGCGCCCTGGCACGGCTGGGTGGCGATCAGTTCGCCTTGGTCCAGGCCAACATCGAGCAACCCTATGAAGCCGCAGAACTGGCGCAGAGCATCCTCGACGATCTCGAACAACCCTTCGACCTCGACCACCAACTGATTCGCCTGCGCGCAACGGTGGGTATCACACTGTTTCCGGAAGATGGCGACAGCACCGAGAAGCTGCTGCAGAAGGCCGAGCAGACCATGACCCTGGCCAAGACCCGTTCGCGCAACCGCTATCAGTTCTACATCGCCAGCGTCGACAGCGAGATGCGCAGGCGCCGCGAGATGGAAAAAGACCTGCGCGAAGCCCTGCCGCGCAACCAGCTGTTTCTGGTCTATCAGCCGCAGATCAGCTACCTGGACCAGCAGGTGGTGGGCGTCGAAGCCCTGCTGCGCTGGCAGCATCCCGAGCTGGGCCTGGTGCCACCGGACCAGTTCATTCCCCTGGCCGAACAGAACGGCAGCATCATCGCCATCGGCGAGTGGGTGCTCGATCAGGCCTGCAAGCAACTGCGCGAATGGCACGACCAGGGCTTCAGCCAACTGCGCATGGCGGTCAACCTTTCTACGGTGCAGTTGCACCACAACGAGTTGCCGAGGGTGGTCTACAACCTGTTGCAGATCTACCGGCTACCGCCGCGCAGCCTGGAACTGGAAGTCACCGAAACCGGCCTGATGGAAGACATCAGCACCGCCGCCCAGCACCTGCTCAGCTTGCGCAGGTCGGGGGCGATGATCGCCATCGATGATTTCGGCACCGGCTATTCGTCGCTCAGTTATCTCAAGTCGCTGCCGCTGGACAAGATCAAGATCGACAAGAGCTTCGTCCAGGACCTGCTCGACGATGACGACGATGCCACCATCGTTCGCGCCATTATCCAACTGGGCAAGAGCCTGGGCATGCAGGTCATCGCCGAAGGCGTCGAGAGCGCCGAGCAGGAGGCCTACATCATCGCCCAGGGCTGCCATGAGGGGCAGGGTTACCACTACAGCAAACCGCTGCCCGCCCGCGAGCTGACCGCATTCCTGCGCCAGGCACAGCGCAACAGCGAAGCGTTGCACTGA